Sequence from the Oligoflexia bacterium genome:
ATATGGATGGTGCTCGCATTGCAAATGCAGCAGCAAGTCTTGGTTTGGGTCTTAAACAGGCCACTCGTGATTTAGGAATAGATGTTTTGTCATTTGGTGGTACGAAAAACGGTCTTCTTTTTGGAGAAGCTGTTGTTTTTTTCAACACGAAACTAGCACATGATTTTAAATTTATCAGAAAACAGGGTATGCAGCTGGCTTCAAAAATGCGATTCATAGCTGCGCAATTTGATGAGCTCTTAACAGATGATTTATGGTTAAGAAATGCACGCCATTCAAATCGTATGGCGCAACTTCTTTATAATGAGTTACAAAATATACCCGGTATAAAAATTCCACGCAAAACAGTAGCAAATTCTGTGTTTGCACAGATTCCAAAGAAGGTAATTTCAAAATTGCAAAAAGAATATTTTTTTTACGTGTGGGATGATGAAAAATCTGAAGTACGTTGGATGACGTCATTTGACACACAAGAAGAAGATATCTTTGCGTTTGTACGAGCACTTCGAAAAGTACTAAAATAGTATCTGATACTTGGCTTAGATGACTTGTTGACATACTCCTTATAAAATATTGTAATTTAAGTATGGAAGGCATCGGCACAGTAATTGGCAAAAAAGCACCTGATTTTACATTAAAAGACCACCATGGTGGTACTGTCACTTTGAGTCAAGTTTCCGCAGTGGCTCCAACAATACTAGCTTTTTATCCTGGTGATTTCACACCTGTTTGCACAAAACAGATGTGTAATTATCGTGATAATTTTGAGAATTTTATCAAGTTTGGAGTTCAAGTTTTTGGCATCAGTCACAATGATACCGAGAAGCATGTTGAATTTGCTGAAAAGTATGATTTTCCATTTCTGCTTTTGTCAGATCCAGATCACCTTGTCGCAAAATCCTATGGATGTACTTCGCTTTTGATGTTTGGGCAAGTGAGTCGAGCAGTTTTTATTATTAATACAAAAGGTTATATTCTCTATCGTTACGTTGAGCCAACAATACTCACTCACCGGAATGCAGGTGAGCTCGTTAAAATTTTAGAAGACCTTAAGAAAAATAATCTGCTCTAATATTTTCAACTTAAATTATACAAGTCAGTGACAGAGATTTCTTTTTAAGAAGAACACGATTTCCTTAAGCCTTTGTTTAAGCATGTAAAAGCGCCGCTTTTGGTGCCCAGGAGGCTCACCAAATCGTTTTTAAAATTGCGGTGATTTATCTAGCGCCAAAGTTCACTTAAACGCCTAGAAGTTGGGTAAAATTCATGAAACTCGACTAAAGTTTTAGTACGCAAAGCCGATATACATAATAGGCAATTATGTGGAGCGTGCGGCGTGAATGTTATTTCGGGCATAAATAAATCTATTCAAATATTTAGGCGATTTCACAAAGTCGTGATTTTCGCATTTATGTTTCCGATTCTCATGATGGGCTATACAAACTGCGGTCAATTTGATGTTAACGATCAAACTCTGTTTTCAAAGTTTCCGCCAAAAGTTCTCAATATAAAAGTTAAGAAATACTGCCCCGCAAGTGGCAGCACTTTCAAACAATATTTCGTGATTAACGCATCAAGCGTTGTAACGGCTGAAGGTAACTTCACACCTGATTCAGATCGCGATGGGTTGTCAGATGACTTTGAAGAAAATCAAGAAAACCGTGATGTCTTTGGCATCGGGCCCGACGGCGAAGATCTAAATAATGATGGGTTTCTTGACGGTTTTGATACTAACTCTGATGGTTACAATGATTTCTTGATGGTCAAAGCTGGTTACAAAAAAGATGATCAAAAAAGTTTACCCAATTGTCCAAATGGTTACAGTTTTGATGCCGATAAAGACAACCTCAATGATTGCGAAGAAGATCTACTAGGCACAGACAAAGACAAAGTTGATTCAGATGGTGATTTGATACCTGATGATCTTGAATTTAAATTTGGAATGAATCCTCTCTACGCAAATGATGCAGCCTTTGATCCAGATGTAGATGGCTTGAGTAATCTTGAAGAACTAAAGAAAAATTCTCCTCGATTTTTATCTAACAGTCTTTTAATGCTTCCGTACCCTCCGGTTTTTCAAAATGAGTTGGTGATAAGTGAAAATACAAATCTTGGATCATGCTACAATCTTACAGTTAAAAATATTCCCGTAATGAATGTTAAAAACGGAAATGATATTCGAATTATTTTTATCGAAGATAATGCCGGCCAGCATCAAGCACAAAAAATGAGCGCCGTAATTGCTAGTGAAATTAAAAATGATACAATGATTGAATTTGACTTTAAAGATGGTGAAATTTTAACTTTTACAAATCGTGATGTGCCTGTTGAGGAATTATTTGAAGGAGATCAAAAATGAATCTCCGCTTATTTTTAAGTAAACGCACTGCAATGTCGATCTCACTTTTAGCAATCAGCTCTGTGCTAATTATTGCTTTTAATAATTGCGGCGACCCACGCATTGATAAAAAGAAAACTTTACCCTCTGGTGAGCCACTCATTGATAATCAAAAAGCACTCATCGAGTTTTGTACTGTTGACGACGTAAAGCTTCGCACGCAATTAAAATTTGTTTTCGTGATTGACCATTCTTCAAGTAACATTAACCTAATAAATCGCCCAGACCCACTTTCACCTTTACCACCTACTGATCGCCAAGGAACACGCCGTTATGATCCACTATTACAGTTTGTAAGTGGAGATGCATTAAGTGCACAGCCAGATTTATTTTATACAATCATCAACTTTAATGACACCGCAGAATATGTAACTGGTTACGAAAGTAGCGTAACAGATCAACCCGAGGTTTCAAATACTAACAACTCAATAATCGACAAACTTGGTTTTGAAAAATCAAAAGTACTAGAGCGTGATAGAGGTGGCACTCGCTATGATCTGGCATTAGATAAAGTACGTGAATTTATTTACAACGATCTAGACAGAGTAAAACTATTAAATACACAAAATGAAATCGTCACCTCTGCATATGTTGTTTTCTTTATTTCTGATGGCGAACCTGATGAAGGCCTTAATGCTAGCGTTTACCGCGCAAAAGTAAAATCAATTATTTCACCTCCCGATAGTAAGCTGCGTTATCTTGATCGCGTGACTTTTAATACGGTTTACTATTATCAAAATCATTCACCCGTTGCTCAAAATATTTTAAATAGCATGAGTGATGAAGGCAAAGGTCTCTTCATACAAGCAGCCGCTGGTCAGGCAATTAATTTTTCAGAATTTGCAGCACCACCAAGACTAACAAAATCTACTTTTATGGAACTCTGGATTCAAAATACTAACACAATATGGTGGCAAGGAAAGTTTTTAGCCGACTCTGACGCTGACTTTTTACCCGATGAAATTGAAAGAACTCTTGGCAGTGATCCACTCAATCATGATTCTGATGGTGATGGCGTACGTGACGGCGTGCAATTTTCATCTACTGGAAAACCCTGTAGTTCTACCAGCTGCGCAACAAC
This genomic interval carries:
- a CDS encoding low specificity L-threonine aldolase codes for the protein MIKSRSFASDNNSGVHPQILKAIANAGSGHVVAYGSDNYTDRAVKKFRTIFGKDTEVFFVFNGTAANVLALAAMTKSYHAVICSQFAHLHMDECGAPEKFTGNKLLTIPTLDGKINLEGIKKQFAGQGDQHHVQAKVISITQVTELGTVYSVKEIKAITKFAHENDLYVHMDGARIANAAASLGLGLKQATRDLGIDVLSFGGTKNGLLFGEAVVFFNTKLAHDFKFIRKQGMQLASKMRFIAAQFDELLTDDLWLRNARHSNRMAQLLYNELQNIPGIKIPRKTVANSVFAQIPKKVISKLQKEYFFYVWDDEKSEVRWMTSFDTQEEDIFAFVRALRKVLK
- a CDS encoding peroxiredoxin, with the protein product MEGIGTVIGKKAPDFTLKDHHGGTVTLSQVSAVAPTILAFYPGDFTPVCTKQMCNYRDNFENFIKFGVQVFGISHNDTEKHVEFAEKYDFPFLLLSDPDHLVAKSYGCTSLLMFGQVSRAVFIINTKGYILYRYVEPTILTHRNAGELVKILEDLKKNNLL